In the Coturnix japonica isolate 7356 chromosome 6, Coturnix japonica 2.1, whole genome shotgun sequence genome, one interval contains:
- the NPM3 gene encoding nucleoplasmin-3, producing the protein MRHFTRSDIPCSAGPGPSTTSHGAAQRDARWPLGGAAPLGRAGPGAERGGPVRSGTARYGSVRLGTALLGTELPAPHCGLMEQHGPGSVLFGCELTASTKSYTFQVDEDDDSDHVLALSVVCLTDGAKDECNVVEVIGRNHKNQEISVPVANLKLSCQPLLSLDNFKLQPPVTFRLAAGSGPVHLAGWHQILHRDDASFEEFDDDDMSEEEMAPIVPAKKERRKQ; encoded by the exons ATGCGCCATTTCACCAGGTCTGACATCCCCTGCTCAGCTGGGCCGGGCCCTTCCACCACCTCCCACGGGGCAGCGCAGCGCGACGCCCGGTGGCCGCTGGGTGGTGCAGCCCCGCTggggcgggcggggccgggggcggagcggggcggtCCGGTACGGTCCGGTACAGCTCGGTACGGCTCGGTACGGCTCGGTACGGCTCTGCTCGGCACGGAACTGCCCGCCCCGCACTGCGGCCTCATGGAGCAGCACGGCCCCGGCAGCGTCCTGTTCG GCTGTGAGCTGACTGCCAGCACCAAGTCCTACACGTTTCAGGTGGATGAAGATGATGACTCTGACCATGTTTTGGCCCTGTCTGTG GTGTGTCTCACTGATGGTGCCAAGGATGAGTGCAACGTGGTGGAGGTCATTGGGCGAAACCACAAGAACCAGGAGATCTCTGTGCCGGTGGCAAACCTGAAGTTGTCGTGCCAGCCCTTG CTGAGCCTGGACAACTTCAAGCTGCAGCCTCCAGTGACGTTCCGCCTGGCAGCGGGCTCTGGCCCCGTGCACCTCGCCGGCTGGCACCAGATCT TGCACAGGGATGATGCTTCCTTCGAGGAGTTTGATGATGATGACATGTCTGAGGAGGAGATGGCGCCCATCGTGCCTGccaagaaggagagaaggaagcagtGA